In a single window of the Streptomyces sp. NBC_00353 genome:
- a CDS encoding S8 family serine peptidase: MTRASTRRRSRLLAAGLSLVLLPAGQAVAAGAVGTAGAGTDRAASPVHAPTTARTVTLITGDQVTVNDLGAGRKSVAVERPEGATGAVRSEISGGRITVIPDEARPYLQAGVLDAELFDVTALIEQGLGGPSSDGLPLIVTYTKNTRSATPHGARQVRGLPSVGGAALEASTSGEFWRTVAPDVTSVARSATSGRVRLAGGVEKIWLDARVDAAMETSNAQIGTPAAWEAGLTGKGVKVAVLDTGVDLTHPDLKDRVTETKSFIEGQEVADRNGHGTHVSSTVGGSGAASDGKEKGVAPDATLAVGKVLSDQGSGTESQIIAGMEWAAKDIHAKIVSMSLGSSQGSDGTDPMAQAVNTLSKDTGALFVIAAGNAGSPGTIGSPGAADSALTIGAVDSADKRAYFSSQGPRLGDNALKPDLSAPGVNILAARSQLVSGSGPYTSMSGTSMATPHVAGVAALLAEKHPDWSGQQLKDGLMSTSKQISGTSYEVGAGRVDVPSAVAAQITATGSADLGFTSWPYEANKPVTKTLTYTNTSDRPVTLTLAAEGAPAGVVALADSTLTVPAHGTAQTTVTGDGTGAPVGTTSGRIVAKDGDTVVAHTAFGLTKEDERYTLTVHVKDRDGAASPAYLAVQKLAKGVSPFPATVDDSGTLELRLQPGTYTLSSFLDVRGSKGKDSLGLGLLTEPEVTLDRDREVTLDGRKLREIRAEVDQRTQTRQLLMKFNRAANGASYTGAVQVPLKYDSIFAAPTHKPATGTFEYRTVWRLGKPLLDVEAGGKRLGETVVQPGSDLFTGRKRMSLVDAGTGSPAAYAGKNVKGKAVVVRRTDAITPAELAQNAQDAGAKALFVTDEAPGRLSAVFSGAGGATRPLYIASVNAADGARLIEAARLDRDVELTAAQFTPYVYDLTEGYPGAIPADLTYRPGKSELAVVNNKFHATKAADGGEFRYSITDTFPIGMGFQEKIKFPAERTDYISAGPDRGWHESMSNGPGAIEQRGGIVHYRGGTRSGTDWFKPVWHPWLGTGLGWGQQRAGNNLQFNTPGWGDSGPDHTGFGDVWNESSMTQFTEVYVDGVRVDRKTSSGAYARNVKPTEQDFKVVTDTTLDPDVWRLATKGHSEWTFKSAATPADRWTYLPMLNLGFDVDTDLHGDVRAGKRLDLGIFSEYVKGAPDTGRITGSTLEVSFDDGATWTSVELDGVRGKSAAWAGSVRVPDDAQYISVRASAADDRGGSVKQEIIRAVGVRK; this comes from the coding sequence ATGACCAGAGCATCCACGAGGCGGAGGTCCCGGCTGCTGGCAGCCGGGCTGTCGCTCGTACTGCTGCCGGCGGGGCAGGCTGTCGCTGCAGGGGCAGTGGGGACGGCAGGGGCGGGCACCGACCGTGCCGCGTCGCCCGTACACGCACCCACCACCGCACGAACCGTCACCCTGATCACCGGTGACCAGGTGACCGTGAACGACCTCGGCGCAGGCCGGAAGTCGGTCGCCGTGGAGCGTCCCGAGGGCGCGACCGGAGCGGTTCGCAGCGAGATATCCGGCGGCCGGATCACCGTCATACCCGACGAGGCCCGGCCCTACCTCCAGGCGGGCGTCCTCGACGCCGAACTCTTCGACGTCACCGCTCTGATCGAGCAGGGGCTCGGTGGCCCGTCCTCCGACGGACTGCCGCTCATCGTGACGTACACGAAGAACACCCGGAGCGCCACGCCGCACGGAGCCCGCCAGGTCCGTGGTCTGCCGAGTGTGGGCGGTGCGGCTCTGGAGGCTTCGACGTCCGGGGAGTTCTGGCGCACGGTCGCACCGGACGTCACCTCCGTGGCGCGCAGCGCGACTTCGGGCCGAGTGCGTCTGGCCGGCGGCGTCGAGAAGATCTGGCTGGACGCCCGGGTCGACGCCGCGATGGAGACCAGCAACGCCCAGATCGGTACGCCCGCCGCCTGGGAGGCGGGGCTGACCGGCAAGGGCGTCAAGGTCGCCGTCCTCGACACGGGCGTGGACCTGACCCACCCCGATCTCAAGGACCGGGTGACCGAGACCAAGAGCTTCATCGAGGGCCAGGAGGTCGCCGACCGGAACGGGCACGGCACGCATGTCTCCTCCACCGTCGGTGGCAGCGGTGCCGCGTCCGACGGCAAGGAGAAGGGCGTCGCGCCCGACGCCACGCTCGCCGTCGGCAAGGTCCTCAGCGACCAGGGGTCCGGCACCGAGTCCCAGATCATCGCCGGCATGGAGTGGGCGGCCAAGGACATCCACGCCAAGATCGTCTCGATGAGCCTCGGATCGTCGCAGGGCAGCGACGGCACCGACCCGATGGCCCAGGCGGTGAACACCCTCTCGAAGGACACGGGCGCCCTGTTCGTGATCGCGGCGGGCAACGCCGGCTCCCCCGGCACCATCGGCTCCCCCGGCGCCGCCGACTCCGCACTCACGATCGGCGCGGTCGACTCCGCCGACAAGCGAGCGTACTTCTCCAGCCAGGGCCCGCGCCTCGGCGACAACGCGCTCAAGCCCGACCTGTCCGCCCCGGGCGTGAACATCCTCGCGGCACGCTCGCAACTCGTCTCCGGGAGCGGCCCGTACACGTCGATGAGCGGTACGTCCATGGCGACCCCGCACGTCGCGGGCGTCGCGGCGCTGCTCGCCGAGAAGCACCCCGACTGGAGCGGACAGCAGCTCAAGGACGGGCTGATGAGCACGTCCAAGCAGATCAGCGGCACGTCGTACGAGGTGGGTGCGGGCCGCGTCGACGTCCCGTCCGCTGTCGCCGCGCAGATCACCGCGACCGGCAGCGCAGACCTCGGCTTCACCAGCTGGCCCTACGAGGCCAACAAGCCGGTCACGAAGACGCTGACGTACACCAACACCTCCGACCGGCCGGTCACCCTGACGCTGGCCGCCGAGGGCGCTCCCGCCGGCGTGGTCGCCCTCGCCGACTCCACCCTCACCGTGCCCGCGCACGGCACCGCGCAGACAACGGTCACCGGTGACGGCACCGGCGCGCCGGTCGGCACCACCTCCGGCCGGATCGTCGCCAAGGACGGCGACACAGTGGTGGCGCACACGGCCTTCGGCCTGACCAAGGAGGACGAGCGCTACACCCTCACCGTCCACGTCAAGGACCGCGACGGCGCGGCGTCACCCGCATACCTCGCCGTACAGAAGCTGGCCAAGGGGGTATCGCCCTTCCCTGCCACGGTCGACGACTCCGGGACACTCGAGCTGCGCCTGCAGCCCGGCACATACACCCTGTCCAGCTTCCTCGACGTGCGCGGCAGCAAGGGCAAGGACTCGCTCGGTCTCGGGCTTCTCACCGAGCCCGAGGTCACCTTGGACCGTGACCGCGAAGTCACCCTCGACGGGCGCAAGTTGCGGGAGATCCGGGCCGAGGTGGACCAGCGGACCCAGACCCGTCAGCTGCTGATGAAGTTCAACCGGGCGGCGAACGGCGCGTCGTACACGGGGGCCGTGCAGGTCCCGTTGAAGTACGACAGCATCTTCGCCGCGCCGACCCACAAGCCCGCCACGGGCACCTTCGAGTACCGGACCGTCTGGCGGCTCGGCAAGCCGCTGCTCGATGTCGAAGCGGGCGGCAAGCGGCTCGGCGAGACGGTCGTCCAGCCCGGATCGGACCTGTTCACCGGGCGGAAGCGGATGTCCCTCGTGGACGCGGGCACCGGAAGCCCCGCCGCCTATGCCGGCAAGAACGTGAAGGGCAAGGCGGTCGTGGTGCGCCGCACCGACGCGATCACCCCCGCCGAGCTGGCTCAGAACGCACAGGACGCGGGTGCCAAGGCCCTGTTCGTCACCGATGAGGCACCCGGGCGGCTGTCGGCCGTGTTCAGCGGGGCCGGCGGGGCGACACGTCCGCTGTACATCGCCTCGGTGAACGCGGCGGACGGAGCGCGGCTGATCGAGGCCGCACGACTCGACCGGGATGTGGAACTGACCGCTGCCCAGTTCACGCCGTATGTGTACGACCTCACCGAGGGATACCCGGGGGCCATCCCCGCTGACCTGACGTACCGCCCGGGCAAGAGCGAACTGGCCGTGGTCAACAACAAGTTCCACGCGACGAAGGCCGCCGACGGCGGCGAGTTCCGCTACTCGATCACCGACACGTTCCCCATCGGCATGGGCTTCCAGGAGAAGATCAAGTTCCCCGCGGAGCGCACCGACTACATCAGCGCCGGCCCCGACCGGGGGTGGCACGAGTCCATGTCCAACGGCCCGGGCGCCATCGAGCAGCGCGGCGGCATCGTGCACTACCGCGGCGGCACCCGCTCCGGAACCGACTGGTTCAAGCCGGTCTGGCACCCGTGGCTGGGCACCGGCCTCGGCTGGGGCCAGCAGCGCGCGGGCAACAACCTGCAGTTCAACACGCCGGGTTGGGGTGACTCGGGACCGGACCACACCGGCTTCGGCGATGTGTGGAACGAGAGCTCGATGACCCAGTTCACCGAGGTGTACGTGGACGGGGTGCGGGTCGACCGCAAGACCAGCTCGGGGGCGTACGCCCGGAACGTCAAGCCGACCGAGCAGGACTTCAAGGTGGTCACCGACACCACCCTGGACCCGGATGTCTGGCGGCTCGCCACGAAGGGCCACTCCGAGTGGACCTTCAAGTCGGCCGCCACGCCGGCCGACCGGTGGACGTATCTGCCGATGCTCAACCTCGGGTTCGACGTCGACACCGACCTGCACGGTGATGTGCGGGCCGGAAAGCGGCTGGATCTCGGGATCTTCTCCGAGTACGTCAAGGGCGCGCCGGACACCGGGAGGATCACCGGCTCCACGCTGGAGGTCTCCTTCGACGACGGTGCGACGTGGACCTCCGTCGAACTCGACGGCGTACGCGGCAAGTCCGCCGCCTGGGCCGGCTCGGTGCGGGTGCCGGACGACGCCCAGTACATCTCCGTGCGGGCCTCGGCCGCCGACGACCGGGGCGGCTCGGTCAAGCAGGAGATCATCCGCGCCGTGGGCGTGCGGAAGTAG
- a CDS encoding helix-turn-helix domain-containing protein, whose protein sequence is MALEDLGLGACEEAVYRVLIEQPSASLAEVAAAAAVPDAEVAEALHSLAARALVDRQPGSGHYVAAPPSVALGTELTERRIRLHRAELALAELVETYRTGSMGRAQRDLVEVVEGRDAVRRRYLQLQLSSRHAIDTFVTGDVQVVGPENTEEPTVLSRGLQVRAVIDQSFLGEPRAADNVDESLDRGMRIRTVDGVPLKLIVCDGEVAMLPLHGSGSEVDPSLVLRGGLANVAQALFDAVWERARPYGEPHHGIDVLDTRILRLLLAGLTDHAMAAQVDMSARTVQRRIQGLMVQAGATTRIQLGWYARHHGWAYVECVLRVRR, encoded by the coding sequence TTGGCACTGGAAGATCTCGGGCTCGGCGCCTGTGAGGAAGCCGTATACAGGGTGCTGATCGAGCAGCCCTCGGCCTCGCTCGCCGAAGTCGCCGCGGCAGCGGCCGTCCCGGACGCGGAAGTTGCGGAGGCATTGCACTCGCTCGCGGCTCGCGCCCTGGTCGACAGGCAGCCCGGAAGCGGCCACTATGTGGCCGCGCCGCCGTCGGTCGCGCTCGGCACGGAACTGACCGAGCGCCGCATCCGCCTTCACCGTGCCGAACTCGCGCTCGCCGAGCTGGTCGAGACCTACCGGACCGGGTCCATGGGACGCGCACAGCGTGATCTCGTCGAGGTCGTCGAGGGGCGGGATGCCGTACGCCGGCGCTACCTCCAGCTCCAGCTCTCCTCCCGGCACGCCATCGACACGTTCGTCACCGGCGACGTCCAGGTGGTCGGCCCGGAGAACACCGAGGAACCGACCGTGCTGTCGCGCGGCCTGCAGGTGCGTGCCGTCATCGACCAGTCGTTCCTGGGTGAACCGCGCGCGGCCGACAACGTGGACGAATCGCTCGACCGAGGCATGCGGATCCGGACGGTCGACGGCGTGCCGCTCAAGCTCATCGTCTGCGACGGCGAGGTGGCGATGCTGCCGCTGCACGGCTCCGGCAGCGAGGTCGACCCCAGTCTCGTGCTGCGTGGCGGCCTCGCCAACGTCGCCCAGGCACTCTTCGACGCCGTCTGGGAACGAGCCCGCCCCTACGGCGAACCACACCACGGGATCGACGTCCTCGACACCCGCATACTGCGTCTTCTGCTCGCCGGTCTCACCGATCACGCGATGGCCGCGCAGGTGGACATGTCGGCACGCACCGTGCAGCGGCGCATCCAGGGGCTGATGGTCCAGGCCGGGGCCACCACCCGCATCCAACTCGGCTGGTACGCCCGGCATCACGGCTGGGCGTATGTCGAGTGCGTGCTCCGCGTCCGGCGCTGA
- a CDS encoding S8 family serine peptidase — protein sequence MYRHSISAASALILVSLVLPGDLAHADSGEPSGPSVTRIVTLDNAPAAQEAAPLDRAAARRTVSDAQQQLIGAAHESGIAVSVQRRYRNVVNGLLVKVPAGQADRLAALPGVAQVTEPVTYEMPEKPTPVSEDVLEKAVDRAGRDARSADGAPSGREIVTVTDLTGVPQSHGQGFTGRGVTVGIIDSGIAYDHPALGGGGFPNAKVVGGYDFADEDADPYDDRFGPAAGHGTHVAGIVAGDDAHIEGVAPDATLRSYRVFGTKNTPTDAIILAALDQAAADGVDVVNMSLGATGNRSSSVLSLAVDHLVDSGVPTVVANGNGYAGPFNAAAPAVADGAIAVGSTYSSRYPFLAFTLDDGSTAPVPYMDSGRAPAAPSTGGHPVTVIPSNCAPLPAGSLEGKIALFAPYTGTDVFNCRVMDLARTAEAAGAVAAVHYNPSGTDPDAMPFSPCCGTIGIPVVGIRARDAERIKAAPAGTKLTWGAYAGAPMTADAAGLMDAGSSWGPGNELEFKPDVAAPGGYILSALPPAQDWYGVMSGTSMASPHVAGVVALLLQARPDLTPAQVQTALQNTATPLAMTGDHERGRQPVAQQGAGRIDAVAALASVSGDTVRATPSELALGDLEGRQRTRRITVHNPTSRPVTYRVGQSAAVSAAPPYTSEWQPTDATGDAEVDGRDRITVAAHGSRTVTVHIRQPQGVAEGTLFGGWVELTRTGSAAPEIRVPYLGMAGDFDAVSAINPTFTSVNKTLDNPALRPGYFTFGKNVPTTVDLTDTSTANDKAWVMLSHGFPLLERMRLQVLDTRGKVIDTPYDASWVTRNSGAGTGVAFYSWDATRADGTPAPRRYVPAAPRLRQGARRPAEVTGHPDLDLPGGHPGPLTAPATHVATARRTAGGPARPGGPTGRRRFHGAGGTARAPQSGVPCRAARIRRYARTGGWLWHWKISGSAPVRKPYTGC from the coding sequence GTGTACAGACACTCGATATCCGCAGCGTCCGCGCTGATCCTCGTCTCGCTCGTCCTGCCCGGTGACCTGGCGCACGCGGACTCCGGCGAACCGTCCGGGCCGTCGGTGACGCGCATCGTCACGCTCGACAACGCCCCGGCCGCGCAGGAGGCAGCTCCCCTGGACCGGGCAGCGGCCCGCCGTACCGTCTCCGATGCGCAGCAGCAACTGATCGGCGCCGCACACGAGTCGGGCATCGCGGTTTCCGTACAACGCCGGTACCGCAATGTCGTCAACGGTCTCCTCGTCAAAGTGCCTGCGGGACAGGCCGACCGGCTGGCCGCACTCCCGGGCGTGGCCCAGGTCACCGAGCCCGTGACGTACGAGATGCCCGAAAAGCCCACCCCGGTGTCCGAGGACGTCCTGGAAAAGGCCGTGGACCGGGCCGGCCGTGACGCACGGTCCGCCGACGGGGCCCCCTCCGGCCGGGAGATCGTCACCGTCACGGATCTCACCGGCGTCCCGCAGTCCCATGGCCAAGGCTTCACGGGCAGGGGTGTCACCGTCGGCATCATCGACAGCGGCATCGCGTACGACCATCCGGCGCTCGGCGGCGGGGGCTTCCCCAACGCGAAGGTGGTCGGCGGCTACGACTTCGCGGACGAGGACGCCGACCCGTACGACGACAGGTTCGGCCCGGCGGCCGGGCACGGCACCCATGTCGCGGGCATCGTCGCCGGGGACGACGCGCACATCGAGGGCGTCGCCCCGGACGCCACGCTGCGCTCCTACCGGGTGTTCGGTACGAAGAACACGCCGACCGACGCAATCATCCTGGCCGCGCTCGACCAGGCCGCCGCCGACGGCGTGGACGTCGTCAACATGAGCCTCGGCGCGACCGGCAACCGCAGCAGCAGCGTGCTCTCGCTTGCCGTCGACCACCTGGTGGACTCCGGCGTACCCACGGTCGTGGCCAACGGGAACGGCTACGCCGGTCCCTTCAACGCCGCGGCACCCGCGGTCGCGGACGGGGCCATCGCGGTCGGCAGCACCTACAGCAGCCGCTACCCGTTCCTCGCGTTCACACTCGACGACGGCTCCACCGCTCCCGTTCCGTACATGGACTCCGGGCGGGCCCCCGCCGCTCCCTCGACCGGCGGGCACCCGGTGACCGTCATTCCGTCCAACTGCGCCCCGCTGCCCGCCGGCAGTCTCGAAGGCAAGATCGCGCTGTTCGCCCCGTACACCGGAACCGACGTGTTCAACTGCCGGGTGATGGACCTGGCCCGCACCGCCGAGGCTGCGGGTGCGGTCGCCGCGGTCCACTACAACCCGTCGGGCACCGATCCGGACGCGATGCCGTTCTCCCCCTGCTGCGGCACCATCGGCATCCCCGTGGTAGGGATCCGCGCGCGGGACGCCGAGCGCATCAAGGCCGCGCCGGCCGGCACGAAGCTGACCTGGGGTGCGTACGCCGGTGCGCCGATGACCGCCGACGCCGCCGGGCTGATGGATGCCGGCTCCTCCTGGGGCCCGGGCAATGAGCTGGAGTTCAAGCCGGACGTCGCCGCTCCCGGCGGGTACATCCTGTCCGCGCTTCCCCCGGCCCAGGACTGGTACGGCGTCATGTCCGGTACCTCGATGGCGTCCCCGCATGTCGCTGGAGTGGTCGCCCTGCTGCTCCAGGCCCGGCCGGACCTCACCCCGGCCCAGGTGCAGACCGCGCTGCAGAACACGGCCACTCCGCTCGCCATGACAGGTGACCACGAGCGCGGCCGGCAACCGGTCGCCCAGCAGGGCGCGGGCCGGATCGACGCGGTCGCCGCGCTGGCGTCGGTCTCCGGCGACACCGTGAGGGCCACGCCGTCCGAGCTGGCCCTGGGCGACCTCGAGGGCCGGCAGCGGACCCGCCGGATCACGGTCCACAATCCGACCTCCCGTCCGGTGACCTACCGGGTCGGGCAGAGCGCCGCCGTCTCCGCGGCCCCGCCGTACACCAGTGAGTGGCAGCCCACCGATGCCACCGGCGACGCCGAGGTCGACGGCCGGGACAGGATCACCGTGGCCGCGCACGGCAGCCGTACCGTCACCGTGCACATCAGGCAGCCTCAAGGCGTTGCCGAAGGGACCCTGTTCGGTGGCTGGGTGGAGCTCACCCGGACCGGCTCGGCGGCCCCGGAGATCCGGGTGCCGTATCTGGGCATGGCAGGCGACTTCGACGCGGTGTCGGCGATCAACCCCACCTTCACCTCGGTCAACAAGACGCTGGACAACCCGGCGCTGCGTCCCGGCTACTTCACCTTCGGCAAGAACGTGCCCACCACCGTCGACCTGACAGACACGTCCACGGCCAACGACAAGGCCTGGGTCATGCTGTCCCACGGCTTCCCGCTCCTGGAGCGGATGCGGCTCCAGGTCCTCGACACGCGCGGCAAGGTGATCGACACCCCGTACGACGCGTCGTGGGTGACCCGCAATTCCGGCGCCGGCACAGGGGTGGCGTTCTACAGCTGGGACGCCACGCGTGCCGACGGCACCCCCGCGCCCCGCCGGTACGTACCGGCTGCGCCTCGTCTTCGACAAGGCGCTCGGCGACCCGCAGAAGTCACCGGGCACCCAGATCTGGACCTCCCCGGAGGTCACCCTGGTCCGCTGACCGCACCAGCGACCCACGTCGCAACGGCTCGTCGAACGGCCGGTGGACCTGCCCGCCCGGGCGGGCCCACCGGCCGCCGCCGTTTCCACGGCGCCGGTGGCACCGCCCGGGCCCCGCAGTCGGGTGTGCCCTGCCGAGCTGCAAGAATCCGGCGGTACGCACGGACCGGAGGGTGGCTTTGGCACTGGAAGATCTCGGGCTCGGCGCCTGTGAGGAAGCCGTATACAGGGTGCTGA
- a CDS encoding CaiB/BaiF CoA transferase family protein, which yields MSPLPLEGITVVSLEQAVAAPFATRQLADLGARVIKVERPGAGDFARGYDESVHGQSSYFVWLNRSKESLTLDIKTPAGREVLERLLAGADVFVQNLAPGAARRLGLGADELSERYPSIVVCDISGYGNTGPWADRKAYDLLVQCETGVVSLTGSPEEPAKVGISIADIAAGMYAYSGILTALYERRATGRARSVEVSLFESLSEWVGSPAYYTAYSGTQPARVGAQHATIAPYGPYSAADGRTVLLAIQNEREWASFCEVFLGDASLAGDPRFHRNSARVARRDELNAIVAARFAELDAAAAVKLLDDAKVANARLNSVEEHWNHPVLSGRDRWRDVSTPGGAIKALLPPATPSGLNPRMDPVPAVGEHTDSVLRGLGYDETAITALRAEGAV from the coding sequence ATGAGCCCTCTCCCCCTCGAAGGAATCACTGTCGTCAGCCTGGAGCAGGCCGTCGCCGCCCCATTCGCCACCCGCCAGCTCGCCGACCTGGGGGCCAGAGTCATCAAGGTCGAACGCCCGGGTGCCGGTGACTTCGCCCGGGGCTACGACGAGTCCGTGCACGGCCAGTCCAGCTACTTCGTGTGGCTGAACCGGTCGAAGGAGTCGCTGACACTGGACATCAAGACGCCCGCGGGCCGCGAGGTCCTGGAGCGGCTGCTCGCCGGGGCCGACGTCTTCGTGCAGAACCTCGCCCCGGGCGCGGCGCGCCGACTCGGCCTGGGAGCCGATGAGCTGAGCGAGCGCTACCCCTCCATCGTCGTCTGTGACATCTCCGGATACGGCAACACCGGCCCCTGGGCGGACCGCAAGGCGTACGACCTGCTGGTGCAGTGCGAGACAGGCGTGGTGTCGCTGACCGGCTCGCCCGAAGAGCCCGCCAAGGTGGGCATCTCGATCGCCGACATCGCAGCGGGCATGTACGCGTACTCGGGCATCCTCACCGCACTCTACGAACGGCGGGCGACGGGCCGGGCCCGCTCCGTGGAGGTGTCGCTCTTCGAGTCGCTCTCGGAGTGGGTGGGCTCCCCCGCGTACTACACGGCGTACTCGGGCACGCAGCCCGCACGCGTCGGCGCCCAGCACGCGACGATCGCCCCTTACGGACCGTACAGCGCGGCGGACGGCAGGACCGTGCTGCTCGCCATCCAGAACGAACGCGAATGGGCGTCCTTCTGCGAGGTCTTCCTCGGCGACGCCTCCCTCGCCGGCGACCCGCGGTTCCACCGGAACTCGGCGCGGGTGGCCCGCCGCGACGAACTCAACGCGATCGTCGCCGCGCGCTTCGCCGAGCTGGACGCGGCCGCCGCGGTGAAGCTCCTCGACGACGCGAAGGTCGCCAACGCGCGGCTCAATTCGGTCGAGGAGCACTGGAATCACCCGGTCCTGTCCGGCCGTGACCGCTGGCGGGACGTGTCGACTCCCGGTGGCGCGATCAAGGCCCTGCTGCCGCCCGCCACCCCCAGCGGGCTGAATCCCCGCATGGACCCTGTTCCCGCCGTGGGCGAGCACACGGACAGCGTGCTGCGCGGGCTCGGCTACGACGAGACCGCCATCACCGCCCTGCGCGCCGAAGGCGCGGTCTGA
- a CDS encoding alpha/beta hydrolase: protein MADKPAIVLVHGFWGGAAHWGKVITELHRRGFNSLHAVEIPLTSLVDDAARTRKMVQQIDGPVVLVGHSYGGAVITEAGDLPNVAGLVYIAAFAPDAGESPGRISEETPPAGMENLAPDSDGYLWIKQDKFHESFAQDLPADEALVMAVTQKAPLASTFGDTITTPAWRAKPSWYQVSTADRMIHPDNERRMAQRMNPRRIIELDASHASLASRPGPVTDLIQEAAGV from the coding sequence ATGGCCGACAAGCCCGCCATCGTCCTGGTCCACGGCTTCTGGGGTGGCGCCGCCCACTGGGGCAAGGTCATCACCGAGCTGCACAGGCGAGGCTTCAACTCCCTGCACGCGGTGGAGATCCCGCTGACCTCGCTGGTCGACGACGCCGCACGCACGCGGAAGATGGTCCAGCAGATCGACGGACCGGTGGTGCTGGTGGGCCACTCCTACGGCGGAGCGGTCATCACGGAGGCCGGGGACCTGCCCAACGTGGCTGGGCTGGTCTACATCGCCGCATTCGCCCCGGACGCGGGGGAGAGCCCCGGTCGGATCAGCGAGGAGACGCCTCCGGCCGGGATGGAGAACCTGGCCCCGGATTCCGACGGCTACCTCTGGATCAAGCAGGACAAGTTCCACGAGAGCTTCGCCCAGGACCTCCCGGCCGACGAGGCGCTGGTCATGGCGGTGACCCAGAAGGCACCGCTTGCATCGACATTCGGCGACACCATCACCACCCCGGCCTGGCGCGCAAAGCCTTCCTGGTACCAGGTCTCCACCGCGGACCGCATGATCCACCCGGACAACGAACGCCGCATGGCACAGCGCATGAACCCGCGCAGGATCATTGAACTGGACGCGAGCCATGCTTCGTTGGCCTCCCGGCCCGGCCCGGTCACCGACCTGATCCAGGAAGCGGCCGGCGTCTGA